From Echinicola soli, a single genomic window includes:
- a CDS encoding phosphatase PAP2 family protein, whose amino-acid sequence MKKKSIPEVYLFFYFLTFIIGGIVLLNVPKGDYELFINRHHFLLADLFFSLVTHIGDGLIFLAVFPVLLLYRFAHGLLCVFNAAIHMVLSVILKRMVFVHSPRPAEFFKDIDLVEIAGVPMYHWHSFPSGHTATAFALMTMLAMLYPKRHRLQVVFLLVAVLVGFSRVYLMQHFIADVLAGSVIGVSSAFAARVIVRNYFKGKPYKKGLLRKKKVALSELKPGFQPVRIRIRPWKWPF is encoded by the coding sequence ATGAAAAAGAAATCTATACCTGAAGTTTATCTCTTCTTTTATTTTTTGACTTTCATTATTGGCGGGATTGTTTTACTAAATGTGCCCAAAGGGGATTACGAGCTTTTTATTAATCGGCATCATTTTTTACTGGCCGATTTGTTTTTTTCTTTAGTCACCCATATCGGTGATGGGTTGATCTTTTTGGCAGTATTTCCAGTGTTATTGTTATATCGGTTTGCCCACGGCCTCCTCTGTGTGTTTAATGCGGCCATCCATATGGTGCTTTCAGTAATCCTAAAGCGAATGGTATTTGTCCATTCACCTCGTCCGGCCGAATTTTTCAAGGACATCGATCTGGTGGAGATAGCTGGTGTCCCCATGTACCACTGGCATTCATTTCCATCCGGCCATACCGCAACAGCCTTTGCCCTGATGACCATGCTGGCCATGCTCTATCCAAAACGGCACAGGCTTCAGGTGGTTTTTCTCCTGGTCGCTGTATTGGTCGGTTTTAGCAGGGTGTACCTTATGCAGCATTTTATTGCTGATGTGCTAGCTGGCTCTGTGATAGGAGTAAGCTCTGCATTTGCCGCCAGGGTCATTGTGAGAAATTATTTTAAAGGAAAGCCCTACAAAAAAGGGTTATTACGAAAGAAAAAAGTAGCCCTTTCGGAGCTAAAGCCCGGCTTTCAGCCGGTTCGCATCAGGATCAGGCCTTGGAAATGGCCTTTTTAG
- the hpf gene encoding ribosome hibernation-promoting factor, HPF/YfiA family — protein MKLQMHSIHFDADQKLIDFIQKKADKLDTFYDHIIDGEVFMRLDKNENNKNKIVEIKLNVPGKQLFAKHQTDSFEGAADEAIEGLRRQIKKFKEKMVLARQ, from the coding sequence ATGAAATTACAAATGCATTCAATCCATTTCGACGCTGATCAAAAGCTGATTGATTTTATCCAAAAAAAGGCCGACAAGCTGGATACGTTTTATGATCACATTATAGACGGTGAGGTGTTTATGAGGCTCGATAAAAACGAGAATAATAAGAACAAGATCGTTGAAATCAAATTGAATGTACCCGGAAAGCAGTTGTTTGCAAAGCATCAGACAGACAGCTTTGAGGGCGCTGCTGATGAGGCTATCGAAGGCCTCAGGAGACAGATCAAAAAGTTCAAGGAAAAAATGGTACTCGCACGACAATGA
- a CDS encoding RNA polymerase sigma factor, with protein MNYEGLNDTQIWKLISADDRKAFGYSFKLYAKALFRYGQKFTSARQVVEDAIQDVFLDLWNKRKTTNIDQSIKFYLFTAFRREIIRKLSRLRMQEPMDYFTPEHLLEASYMEGLIVQQGKNESNQKLYKAIRNLSERQREAVYLRYFANLTYKEISGMMGISVEALYNLIFKSIKVLKASLRESVQYQTK; from the coding sequence ATGAATTATGAAGGACTAAATGATACGCAAATATGGAAGCTGATTTCGGCGGATGACAGGAAGGCTTTTGGCTATTCATTTAAATTGTACGCCAAAGCCCTCTTCAGGTATGGTCAGAAATTCACCAGTGCCCGCCAAGTGGTGGAAGATGCCATCCAGGATGTCTTTTTGGACCTTTGGAACAAGCGCAAAACCACGAATATCGACCAGTCCATCAAGTTCTATCTATTTACGGCATTCAGAAGGGAAATCATCAGGAAGCTGTCTCGGCTGAGGATGCAGGAGCCCATGGACTATTTTACACCCGAACACCTATTGGAGGCTTCTTACATGGAAGGGCTTATTGTGCAGCAGGGGAAAAATGAATCCAACCAGAAGTTGTACAAGGCCATCAGAAACTTGTCAGAGCGACAGCGAGAGGCGGTTTATCTCCGCTATTTTGCCAATTTGACGTATAAGGAAATATCAGGAATGATGGGGATTAGTGTAGAAGCGCTGTATAACCTGATCTTTAAATCCATCAAAGTGCTCAAGGCTTCCCTGCGGGAAAGCGTACAGTATCAGACAAAATAG
- a CDS encoding RagB/SusD family nutrient uptake outer membrane protein has translation MKTTNINNISRLFLLAFVVLFASCNDDFLQEKQDWTGVNEQVFQDELRATAYVDYVYGLFLPSDGNVPQWYYSSHNDDLMQTSDEAYGQTRWNQVWAAISPSEYHCWDYIGRRMDTKIDNDTYTRIRQINLFINSVDEYDGIEEPMKSYLKGQMYFWRGYQYYDLATWYGGVPIELEAENPIVNPSGGTPRASARETLAQAMADLDSAKNLLPGYWTDASDWGRVTSGAAAALKGRAALLWASPQFNRGDERERWEAAYQANKEAIEILEDNGFGLYQGEWADIWNEEVGNPEAVWVWGFNTMTNDSEMNSGWETVTRPSDQEAFNQLKPTKQTVDAFPMKDGRPIGESDAYSYDLQTFYKNRDPRFYATFVVPGDKFPYADDAEYRSWNYTWFSEEGLDNPDEDTGDAANGSGFYVKKMTKADESGEDFFRTSGNDYIEIRFAEVVLNLAEAAIGSDRLEEGKQGIMEIRERAGIENLDGSYGLANVNTRDGLFGAAVRERQVELAYERQKRYHTLKRWMLFNDDYNTCTRLGIEPLDGTRRTGFYFIAQDGNGADYVGSEDPFGGDDAPVVNREPEEFPEGIANQDEYSEWLRDNYFRVQERDNLDPNENDWTFTWYNEYYFLGIYQDLVDTNPYLQQYQTEGWGGTWDPLAD, from the coding sequence ATGAAGACAACTAATATAAATAACATAAGCAGATTGTTCTTGCTGGCATTTGTAGTCCTGTTTGCCTCTTGTAATGATGATTTCCTTCAGGAAAAGCAGGACTGGACAGGGGTTAACGAGCAGGTGTTTCAGGATGAATTACGGGCTACAGCCTATGTTGACTATGTTTACGGACTGTTCCTGCCTTCAGATGGAAATGTACCGCAGTGGTATTACAGTTCCCATAATGATGACCTGATGCAGACCAGTGATGAGGCCTATGGACAAACCAGATGGAACCAAGTGTGGGCCGCGATTTCTCCCAGTGAATACCACTGCTGGGATTATATTGGGAGGAGGATGGATACCAAAATTGATAACGACACCTATACCAGAATTCGTCAAATCAACTTGTTTATCAATAGCGTAGATGAATATGATGGAATCGAGGAACCCATGAAAAGTTATCTGAAAGGACAGATGTATTTCTGGAGAGGGTATCAGTATTATGATTTGGCTACTTGGTATGGTGGTGTTCCAATTGAGTTGGAAGCCGAGAACCCTATCGTGAATCCTTCAGGAGGTACGCCAAGGGCATCTGCCAGAGAAACACTGGCACAGGCTATGGCCGACCTCGACAGTGCCAAGAATTTACTGCCAGGCTATTGGACGGATGCTTCCGATTGGGGACGCGTGACCAGTGGAGCGGCGGCTGCGTTGAAAGGACGTGCTGCCTTGTTGTGGGCAAGTCCTCAGTTTAACAGGGGTGATGAAAGAGAACGTTGGGAAGCTGCCTATCAGGCCAATAAAGAAGCCATAGAGATTTTGGAAGATAATGGCTTTGGCCTTTACCAAGGTGAGTGGGCCGATATTTGGAATGAGGAAGTCGGCAATCCAGAAGCTGTTTGGGTTTGGGGCTTTAATACGATGACAAATGATTCTGAGATGAACAGTGGATGGGAAACCGTTACCCGTCCCAGTGATCAGGAGGCGTTTAACCAGCTGAAACCTACCAAGCAAACCGTAGATGCTTTCCCGATGAAGGATGGTCGCCCAATTGGCGAATCCGATGCGTATAGCTATGATCTACAGACTTTCTATAAAAACAGGGATCCCCGCTTTTACGCAACATTTGTCGTTCCAGGCGACAAATTCCCTTATGCGGATGACGCTGAATACCGTTCATGGAACTATACTTGGTTCAGCGAAGAAGGATTGGACAATCCTGATGAGGATACTGGTGACGCAGCCAATGGAAGTGGTTTTTACGTGAAGAAAATGACCAAGGCTGATGAATCCGGAGAGGATTTTTTTAGAACTTCCGGAAATGATTATATCGAAATACGTTTTGCCGAAGTGGTCTTGAACCTGGCAGAAGCAGCAATTGGCTCCGACAGATTGGAGGAAGGCAAGCAGGGCATCATGGAGATTCGTGAGCGTGCAGGCATCGAGAACCTTGACGGAAGCTATGGCTTAGCTAATGTGAATACCAGAGATGGATTGTTTGGTGCCGCAGTAAGAGAACGTCAGGTAGAATTAGCTTACGAGCGTCAGAAAAGGTACCATACCTTGAAGCGCTGGATGCTGTTCAATGATGATTACAATACCTGTACAAGGTTGGGCATTGAGCCTCTTGACGGAACCCGAAGAACTGGTTTCTATTTTATAGCCCAAGATGGAAATGGTGCTGACTATGTGGGTAGCGAAGATCCGTTTGGCGGTGATGATGCTCCTGTAGTAAATAGAGAACCAGAGGAATTCCCTGAGGGAATTGCCAATCAAGATGAGTATTCTGAATGGCTGAGAGACAATTACTTCCGTGTCCAAGAAAGGGACAATTTGGATCCAAACGAAAATGACTGGACCTTTACTTGGTATAACGAATATTATTTCCTCGGAATTTATCAGGATTTAGTAGATACCAACCCTTACCTACAGCAGTACCAAACCGAAGGTTGGGGAGGAACTTGGGATCCTTTGGCAGATTAA
- a CDS encoding tyrosine-type recombinase/integrase: MLFSFINYLEHEKRASAHTVLAYEKDLEQFKEFLKLSFDTEDITQAGHGEIRAWMVDLVEQGLSATTVNRKMATLRSFYKFLLRSGEISKDPTYKLRALKTPKKLPEFVQESTMEQLLNEVTYEAGFEGQRDKMVMEFLYMTGVRLSELIGLRWKDIDLPERTVKVYGKIKKQRIIPLTDVLLKNIISYKKEFEETFSNVNESDYFIVTISKKQAYPMIIYRIVRKYLDLFAQTSKRSPHLLRHTFATHLLNKGADLNAVKDLLGHANLAATQVYTHNSMEKLKAVFDQAHPKA; this comes from the coding sequence ATGCTCTTTTCTTTTATAAACTATCTCGAACATGAAAAACGGGCCAGCGCGCATACTGTGCTAGCCTATGAAAAGGACCTTGAACAGTTCAAGGAATTTTTAAAACTGTCCTTTGACACAGAAGACATCACCCAGGCCGGGCACGGAGAGATCAGGGCATGGATGGTGGACTTGGTAGAGCAGGGGCTTTCGGCCACTACTGTCAATAGGAAGATGGCTACATTAAGGTCATTTTATAAATTTTTGCTCCGATCAGGAGAGATTTCCAAAGACCCCACCTATAAGTTAAGGGCCCTAAAAACCCCAAAGAAGCTTCCTGAGTTTGTCCAAGAATCCACCATGGAGCAATTACTCAATGAAGTTACATACGAAGCAGGCTTCGAAGGACAGCGCGATAAGATGGTCATGGAATTTTTATACATGACAGGCGTCCGCCTTTCCGAATTGATCGGTTTAAGGTGGAAAGATATCGATCTGCCTGAGCGAACGGTAAAAGTTTATGGAAAAATAAAAAAACAACGAATAATACCACTAACAGATGTGTTATTAAAGAATATTATTTCATATAAAAAAGAATTTGAAGAAACATTTTCAAATGTAAACGAGAGTGATTATTTTATCGTTACTATTAGTAAAAAGCAAGCATACCCTATGATAATTTACCGGATAGTGAGGAAATATTTAGACCTTTTTGCGCAGACGTCCAAGCGTAGTCCTCACCTTCTGAGACACACTTTTGCGACGCACCTGCTCAACAAAGGCGCTGACCTCAACGCGGTAAAAGACTTGCTTGGACATGCTAACCTCGCTGCCACGCAAGTTTACACACATAATTCTATGGAGAAACTTAAGGCTGTGTTTGATCAAGCACATCCTAAAGCCTAA
- the ruvB gene encoding Holliday junction branch migration DNA helicase RuvB, whose amino-acid sequence MREDYLKGDDEHMNQTDKEFEKALRPLSFDDFTGQQKIVDNIKIFVLAAKKRGESLDHVLLHGPPGLGKTTLSHIIANELESSLKITSGPVLDKPSDLAGLLTNLEEGDVLFIDEIHRLNAVVEEYLYSAMEDFRIDIMLDSGPNARSVQISLNPFTLIGATTRSGLLTSPLRARFGINARLEYYDAKLLTTIVTRSANILGAPMDEVAAYEIARRSRGTPRIANTLLRRTRDFADIKGNGTINLEIAKFALDALDVDENGLDEMDNRILTTIIEKFKGGPVGISTIATACGEEGETIEEVYEPFLIQEGYLKRTSRGRIATELAYKHLNIRPHFGGNSGSLFGE is encoded by the coding sequence ATGAGAGAAGATTATCTAAAGGGTGATGATGAGCACATGAACCAGACGGACAAGGAGTTTGAAAAAGCTTTGCGGCCGCTGAGTTTTGATGACTTTACCGGACAGCAAAAGATCGTGGACAATATCAAGATATTTGTGTTGGCTGCCAAAAAACGGGGGGAGTCGCTGGACCATGTGCTTTTGCACGGGCCTCCTGGTCTGGGAAAGACTACCCTGAGCCACATTATTGCCAACGAGCTGGAATCCAGTTTGAAGATTACTTCAGGTCCGGTATTGGACAAGCCTTCCGATCTGGCGGGGCTCTTGACTAACCTCGAAGAAGGTGATGTGCTGTTCATTGATGAAATCCACCGGCTCAATGCCGTCGTGGAAGAATATCTCTATTCGGCCATGGAAGATTTTCGCATTGACATCATGTTGGATTCAGGGCCTAATGCCCGTTCAGTCCAGATTTCCCTAAATCCCTTTACGCTCATCGGGGCCACGACCAGGTCTGGTTTGCTCACTTCTCCGCTGCGCGCACGATTTGGGATCAATGCCCGTTTGGAATACTACGACGCCAAGCTTCTGACCACCATCGTCACGCGGTCTGCCAATATTTTGGGAGCACCGATGGACGAAGTGGCAGCATATGAAATCGCACGTCGCAGCCGTGGTACGCCAAGGATCGCCAATACGCTCCTGCGGAGAACGCGTGATTTTGCGGATATTAAAGGTAATGGCACCATCAATCTTGAAATCGCCAAATTCGCCTTGGATGCCTTGGATGTGGATGAAAATGGCCTTGATGAAATGGATAACCGGATACTTACCACCATTATTGAGAAATTTAAGGGCGGGCCTGTTGGGATTTCGACAATCGCCACTGCCTGTGGAGAAGAAGGAGAGACCATCGAGGAAGTATATGAACCCTTTTTGATCCAGGAAGGTTACTTGAAAAGGACTTCCAGAGGGAGGATCGCCACGGAATTGGCTTATAAGCATCTTAACATCCGCCCCCATTTTGGAGGTAACAGCGGCAGTCTCTTTGGAGAGTAA
- the rpsU gene encoding 30S ribosomal protein S21: MIVVNVKENESIEKALKRFKKKFDRTGAIRELRSRQHFEKPSVKRRTEVIKASYKQRLRDEEGK; this comes from the coding sequence ATGATCGTAGTAAACGTAAAAGAGAACGAATCTATCGAAAAAGCGCTGAAGCGTTTTAAGAAGAAATTTGACAGAACAGGAGCAATCCGTGAACTGAGATCTCGTCAGCATTTTGAAAAGCCTTCTGTAAAAAGAAGAACGGAAGTGATCAAAGCTTCTTACAAACAACGACTGAGAGACGAAGAAGGTAAATAA
- a CDS encoding FecR family protein gives MNKSFRHIEDFLEDETFRTWVLSKGNMRSLFWENWLKDHPGRSAILYEAKEILLALEEENVEEEVWNEADQTRLLNTINTAIDLPDRQPEKGKVREHYSTKSNQFIWLKVSMILLVMVVSAVILSNLGVFREPLPANKEELGWITREALPGEKKKVSLPDGSSVVLNSGSMLRYRADFGTIHRNITLHGESYFEVAKDSLLPFKVYSGELMTEAVGTAFNITAFDGEPTAVKLIKGKVKVELQPKNTTEVDRIYLDPGEQALASAEAFSKGTFDLRTALLWTEGTLYFDDQPLSKVIKALERWYGVTIKTEGQKPSALRVSGEFHRDNLENVLQSISYSFDFDFNIDHKQVSIHFNKH, from the coding sequence TTGAACAAATCATTTCGACATATAGAAGATTTTCTCGAGGACGAGACTTTCCGCACCTGGGTACTCAGCAAAGGAAATATGAGGAGTTTGTTCTGGGAGAATTGGCTGAAAGACCATCCCGGCCGATCGGCGATCTTGTATGAAGCAAAGGAAATCTTGCTTGCTTTGGAAGAGGAGAATGTAGAGGAAGAAGTCTGGAATGAAGCCGATCAAACGAGGCTTCTGAACACGATCAATACGGCTATTGATTTACCCGACCGGCAGCCTGAAAAAGGTAAAGTCAGAGAGCACTATTCCACCAAGAGCAATCAATTTATTTGGTTGAAAGTGTCGATGATTTTATTGGTAATGGTGGTGAGTGCTGTTATTCTCAGCAATCTTGGGGTATTCCGCGAGCCTTTACCAGCAAACAAGGAGGAGCTTGGTTGGATTACACGAGAGGCTCTTCCTGGAGAGAAGAAGAAGGTATCTCTCCCCGACGGAAGTAGTGTGGTTTTGAATTCGGGGAGTATGCTTCGGTATAGAGCGGACTTTGGAACTATCCACCGGAATATCACCCTCCATGGGGAATCCTATTTTGAGGTGGCTAAAGATTCGTTGCTGCCTTTTAAGGTCTACAGTGGTGAGCTGATGACCGAAGCGGTGGGCACGGCATTTAATATTACCGCCTTCGACGGGGAACCCACAGCAGTGAAATTAATAAAAGGGAAAGTAAAGGTAGAGCTGCAGCCAAAGAACACTACAGAAGTTGACCGAATTTACCTGGATCCAGGGGAGCAGGCCCTGGCATCAGCGGAGGCCTTTTCCAAAGGCACGTTTGATCTGCGCACGGCACTGCTCTGGACAGAAGGGACATTGTATTTTGATGACCAGCCATTGTCCAAGGTCATAAAGGCACTGGAAAGATGGTATGGTGTAACGATAAAAACGGAAGGGCAAAAGCCTTCCGCGCTACGGGTCTCGGGGGAGTTTCACCGGGATAATCTGGAAAATGTTCTTCAGAGCATTTCTTACTCGTTTGATTTTGATTTTAACATTGATCACAAACAGGTTTCAATACATTTTAATAAGCATTAG
- a CDS encoding TonB-dependent receptor, with protein sequence MKKMLHSLYSLGRLCLVGFVMQVFLISTLHAERHADQDPKDLNEIMVSLNVNNTSMEDVLATLKTKTDFSFVYNKGMVSKLAPVTLHVANESLEDVLLQLADSHQLSFQQVNDRISVKAAEVNKREVTPAAVRVTITGTVTDEEGEPLPGATVTVVGSSKGTVTDADGKYSLDVEEGETLQFSFIGFEKQQQVVGNQSVIDVVLKMDESSLQEVVVVGYGEQKKEHLTGAVETVDMEELEDLPVGDLATAMRGKLPGVNISGGSARPGRKPVLTIRNPISMSKDGGNNQPLYIIDGVLQIDEQGRNDATLFNQLDPSEVESISILKDAAAAVYGSRGANGAVVIKTKRGKAGPPKFSYNGSFGITDEQYRTKMLSAAEYGRFMNELNGPYGNPNIDRNASNSANYFFSDDEIAHFENNSYDWLDRAWSSATTQRHSVNASGGAEGATYFAGVSYYQQTGNLANVDYDKWTFRAGTSVDIATGLNANLQVSGNFSNRSSTFNKVSGENEEDDYNNLLRAPKYVPPYINGMPVNIPQGGVGGDGYHYFAIQDLNNFATNENQTLTFNMNVAYEVPFVDGLAFRATYGRNMGNGKLHQLGTVYKLYNFEQSGENGHIYLPDAQVIGDPVEVENGDRIFYRNSDSFSHQMNFVGTYNKTFGKHTIGALATIERSESEGSQQQVRREEVAPNSNGEFNSAFGPQEGYTWKYESGALSYVGRVNYRYDDKYLFEFLYRSDASTKFAPENYWGHFYSLSGGWIISEEDFFDSNVIDFFKIRVSHGKLGKDDTKMWAWRQRYTYQIAQGAVFGGDAGTSDGFKMELSPNRDAIWSDDYKNNLGIDMRFLNNRLSVTADAFYNKGRNMLIERTGSIPFSIGGTVAAENYGEVNFWGGELSIGWQDDIGPDFSYGIDLNSGWSTNKVLVGNFDESSALPWNNGPGESSMIGTWGYDYLGMFKNQAEIDAYVDQYNIQQVFGTPADQLKPGMLYYRDVRGNHLGDGEFAEPDGVINDNDRVEIQRPNSTYGIGSTIRLKYKQFSLQATLGMSWGGYHDIDARNIDIEPRIDQSFQSVPKIWNNIYNPDTNPNGTMPNPYFAEINNRPSEFWRVSSFRFSMPNLNVGYSLPKQTVEKLNLSALSVRVSAINPVNFVNPYSYKSANSSWYGYPTLSTYSLGLNIRP encoded by the coding sequence ATGAAGAAAATGTTACACAGCCTTTACAGCCTGGGCAGGTTATGCCTGGTGGGGTTTGTAATGCAGGTGTTTTTGATCAGCACCTTGCATGCTGAAAGGCATGCAGACCAAGACCCAAAAGACCTAAATGAAATTATGGTGAGCCTCAATGTAAACAATACCTCCATGGAGGATGTGCTGGCCACCCTGAAGACCAAGACAGATTTTTCCTTTGTGTACAATAAGGGAATGGTCAGCAAATTGGCACCGGTAACCTTGCATGTGGCCAACGAAAGTTTGGAGGATGTACTGCTTCAATTAGCAGATTCACACCAGCTTTCCTTCCAGCAGGTAAATGACCGTATCAGCGTCAAGGCAGCAGAGGTCAACAAACGCGAAGTGACACCCGCAGCAGTAAGAGTGACCATCACCGGTACCGTGACCGACGAAGAAGGAGAGCCGCTTCCAGGAGCGACTGTGACGGTAGTAGGAAGTTCTAAGGGAACTGTTACAGATGCAGATGGAAAGTATTCACTTGATGTAGAAGAGGGCGAGACGTTACAGTTTAGCTTTATTGGCTTTGAGAAGCAGCAGCAAGTAGTGGGTAACCAGTCCGTGATTGATGTAGTCCTGAAAATGGATGAGAGCTCGCTGCAAGAAGTAGTGGTCGTAGGTTATGGAGAGCAGAAGAAAGAACACTTGACAGGAGCGGTAGAAACGGTAGATATGGAGGAGCTTGAAGATCTTCCTGTTGGTGACCTTGCTACTGCTATGCGAGGAAAACTACCGGGTGTTAATATCTCAGGTGGTTCAGCTCGTCCAGGAAGAAAGCCTGTCCTTACGATTAGAAATCCTATTTCAATGTCAAAAGATGGTGGGAATAACCAGCCTTTGTACATTATCGATGGAGTGCTGCAGATCGATGAACAGGGGCGAAATGATGCTACCCTATTTAACCAACTGGATCCATCTGAAGTAGAAAGCATTAGTATTTTGAAAGATGCAGCGGCGGCCGTATATGGATCCAGAGGTGCCAATGGAGCCGTAGTGATAAAAACAAAACGTGGTAAAGCAGGCCCTCCCAAGTTTAGTTATAATGGTTCCTTTGGTATCACCGATGAACAGTACCGTACAAAAATGCTAAGCGCAGCAGAATATGGTCGGTTTATGAATGAACTTAATGGCCCCTATGGTAACCCAAATATCGATAGAAATGCCAGTAATAGTGCCAATTATTTCTTTTCAGATGATGAAATTGCCCATTTTGAAAACAATAGTTATGACTGGCTCGATCGAGCGTGGTCTTCAGCCACCACACAGAGACACTCTGTTAATGCCAGCGGTGGTGCAGAAGGAGCAACCTATTTTGCGGGTGTTTCTTATTATCAACAAACAGGGAACCTGGCAAATGTAGACTATGACAAATGGACCTTCCGTGCAGGGACAAGTGTCGATATTGCGACCGGCTTGAACGCAAACTTACAGGTGTCTGGTAATTTCTCGAACCGCTCATCCACTTTTAATAAAGTAAGCGGCGAAAATGAAGAAGATGATTATAACAACCTCCTTCGTGCACCGAAATATGTCCCTCCTTATATTAACGGAATGCCTGTGAATATTCCTCAAGGCGGAGTTGGTGGAGATGGCTATCATTACTTTGCCATCCAAGACCTTAATAACTTCGCAACTAATGAGAATCAGACGTTAACGTTTAATATGAACGTAGCGTATGAGGTTCCTTTTGTTGATGGATTGGCATTTAGAGCTACTTACGGTAGAAATATGGGAAACGGAAAACTTCATCAATTAGGGACCGTCTATAAGCTTTATAATTTTGAGCAAAGCGGGGAAAACGGTCATATTTATTTGCCGGATGCACAGGTGATCGGTGATCCAGTGGAAGTAGAGAATGGAGACCGTATCTTCTATAGAAATTCCGATAGTTTCTCCCATCAGATGAATTTTGTAGGTACTTATAATAAGACATTTGGAAAGCACACCATTGGTGCTCTGGCTACTATTGAGCGTAGTGAATCCGAAGGCTCGCAACAGCAAGTAAGAAGAGAAGAAGTGGCACCCAATTCAAATGGTGAATTTAACTCGGCATTTGGCCCACAAGAAGGATATACTTGGAAGTATGAGTCAGGTGCACTTTCTTATGTGGGGCGTGTGAACTACCGGTATGACGATAAATACCTTTTTGAGTTTTTGTATCGCTCTGATGCATCTACCAAGTTCGCTCCTGAAAATTACTGGGGACACTTTTACTCCCTTTCAGGTGGTTGGATTATCTCCGAAGAGGACTTCTTCGATTCCAATGTGATTGATTTCTTCAAAATCCGTGTATCCCATGGTAAGTTAGGAAAAGACGATACCAAAATGTGGGCTTGGAGGCAGCGTTATACATATCAAATAGCACAGGGTGCTGTATTTGGTGGCGACGCGGGTACATCTGATGGATTTAAGATGGAACTATCGCCAAACAGAGACGCCATCTGGAGTGATGATTATAAGAATAACCTCGGTATTGATATGAGGTTTTTGAACAACAGGTTATCTGTTACGGCTGATGCGTTTTATAACAAAGGACGAAACATGCTGATTGAACGAACAGGCTCCATACCATTCTCCATTGGTGGTACTGTGGCAGCAGAGAATTATGGTGAAGTTAACTTCTGGGGTGGAGAGCTTTCTATTGGATGGCAGGATGATATTGGCCCGGACTTTAGCTATGGTATTGACTTGAACAGCGGCTGGAGTACCAATAAGGTACTAGTGGGCAATTTTGATGAAAGCTCAGCTTTGCCTTGGAATAATGGCCCTGGAGAGTCTTCCATGATCGGGACATGGGGCTATGATTACCTTGGAATGTTTAAAAACCAAGCTGAAATCGACGCCTACGTAGATCAGTATAATATCCAACAAGTGTTTGGTACACCGGCAGATCAGCTTAAGCCTGGCATGCTGTATTACCGTGATGTTCGCGGAAATCATTTGGGTGATGGTGAGTTTGCCGAACCAGATGGTGTGATCAATGATAATGACCGTGTAGAGATTCAGCGACCTAACTCTACATATGGTATTGGTTCTACTATCCGGTTGAAGTACAAGCAGTTTAGTTTGCAGGCAACACTTGGCATGTCTTGGGGAGGATATCATGATATCGACGCCCGGAACATTGATATCGAACCAAGAATTGACCAAAGTTTCCAAAGTGTGCCAAAAATATGGAACAATATCTATAACCCGGATACCAATCCGAATGGCACCATGCCCAACCCCTATTTTGCTGAAATCAATAACAGACCGTCAGAATTTTGGAGGGTAAGTAGTTTTAGGTTTTCCATGCCAAACTTAAATGTAGGGTATTCCCTGCCAAAGCAAACTGTTGAAAAATTGAACCTGTCGGCATTGAGTGTAAGGGTTAGTGCCATTAACCCGGTGAACTTTGTGAATCCATATTCCTATAAGAGTGCTAACAGTTCATGGTATGGATACCCAACGTTAAGTACCTATTCCCTAGGTCTAAACATCAGACCATAA